The Streptomyces sp. NBC_00236 DNA window CCCCGCGGGCCGCCGACCTCATCGAGGAAATGCTCGGCTGACCGAGATCGGGAACGGCCCGGGGCCGCGCGGTGGGTCTCACCGTGCGGCCCCGGGCCGTTGTCCGTGTGTGCCGGTCGAGGGTCAGCCCTTGCGGGCGGTGATCTCGTCGGTGAGCTGGGGGACGACGTTGAAGAGGTCGCCGACGACGCCGTAGTCGACGAGGTCGAAGATCGGGGCCTCGGCGTCCTTGTTGACCGCGACGATCGTCTTCGAGGTCTGCATGCCCGCGCGGTGCTGGATCGCGCCGGAGATGCCCGAGGCGATGTAGAGCTGCGGCGAGACGGACTTGCCGGTCTGGCCGACCTGGTTGGTGTGCGGGTACCAGCCGGCGTCGACCGCGGCGCGGGAGGCGCCGACGGCCGCACCGAGGGAGTCGGCGAGGGCCTCGATGATCGCGAAGTTCTCCGCGCCGTTGACGCCACGGCCGCCCGAGACCACGATCGCGGCCTCCGTCAGCTCGGGGCGGCCCGTCGACTCACGCGGGGTACGGGAGACGACCTTCGTGCCGGTGGCCAGGGCGGAGAACCCCACCGCCAGCTCCTGGACCTCACCCGCACCCGCGACCGGCTCCACCGGCGCCGAGTTCGGCTTCACCGTGATCACCGGAACACCGCGCGAGACACGGGACTTCGTCGTGAACGACGCCGCGAACGCCGACTGCGTCGCCACCGGCCCCTGCTCACCGGCCTCCAGGTCCACCGCGTCGGTGATGACTCCCGATCCGATCCGCACCGCGAGGCGGGCAGCGATCTCCTTGCCCTCCGCCGACGACGGCACCAGCACCGCCACCGGCGACACCGCGTCGAACGCGGCCTGCAGCGCATCCACCTTCGGTACCACGAGATAGTCGGCATACTCCGACGCCTCGGACACCAGCACCTTCACCGCACCGTGCTCGGCCAGCACACCGGCCGTACCGGCCGCACCGTTGCCCAGCGCCACCGCGACCGGCTCACCGATCCGGCGGGCGAGCGTCAGCAGCTCCAGCGTGGGCTTGCGGACGGCACCGTCCACGTGGTCGACATAGACGAGAACTTCAGCCATGGGACTTCAATCTCCTGCGATTGAACGAAGAAACAACGAAGGGAACGTGCGTGCGGCTCAGATGAACTTCTGGCCGGCCAGGAACTCGGCCAGAGCCTCGCCGCCCTCGCCCTCGTCCTTGACGATCGTGCCCGCGGTACGGGCCGGACGTGCGGCCGCGGAGTCGACCGCGGTCCAGGAACCGCCCAGACCCACCTCGTCCGCGTCGATGCCCAGATCATCCAGATCCAGCGATTCGACCGGCTTCTTCTTCGCCGCCATGATCCCCTTGAACGACGGGTAGCGGGCCTCACCGGACTGGTCGGTCACCGACACCACCGCCGGCAGCGACGCCTCCAGCTGCTCGGACGCCGTGTCACCGTCCCGGCGGCCGCGCACGACACCGCCCTCCACGGAGACCTCGGACAGCAGCGTCACCTGCGGCACACCCAGCCGCTCGGCCAGCAGCGCCGGAACCACACCCATCGTGCCGTCCGTCGACGCCATCCCCGAGATCACCAGGTCGTAACCCGTCTTCTCGACCGCCTTCGCCAGCACCAACGACGTACCGATCGCGTCCGTACCGTGCAGATCGTCGTCCTCGACGTGAACAGCCTTGTCCGCACCCATCGACAACGCCTTGCGCAACGCGTCCTTGGCATCCTCCGGACCCACCGTCAACACGGTGACCTCCGCATCGTCCGCCGCGTCCGCGATCTGCAACGCCTGCTCGACCGCGTACTCATCCAGCTCCGACAGCAGACCGTCGACATCCTCACGATCCAACGTCAGGTCATCGGCGAAATGCCGGTCACCGGTCGCGTCGGGCACGTACTTCACACAGACAACGATCCTCAAGCTCACGCCGGCTCTCCCTGTACTTCGTGGTGTCTCCGAGACGATCCTATGGCACCCCGTACCCTTCGTAAAGGTACTCAGTGTCGGATGTGCGTTTCCGATGCTACGTTTCCGGCATGACCGATGACCGCGGGCCGGCCAAGAAGCCCCCCATGCGTGACGTGCTCGCCGAGGCGGCCTTCGCGCTCTTCATGGAGCGCGGGTTCGAGCGGACCACGGTGGACGACATCGTCGCCAGCGCGGGAGTCGGGCGCCGGTCGTTCTTCCGCTACTTCCCCTCGAAGGAGGACGCGGTCTTCCCCGACCACGAGCGGTGCCTCGCGGACATGACCGCGTTCCTGGAGGCCGCCGGGGAGGGCGATCCGGTGGAGGCGGTGTGCGACGCGGCCCGGCTGGTCCTGCGGATGTACGCGGAGAAGCCGGAGTTCTCCGTGCAGCGCTACGGGCTCACCCGGGAGGTGCCCGGTCTGCGTACCTACGAGCTCTCCGTCGTGCGCCGCTACGAGCGGACCATGGCCGGGTACCTGGAGCGCCGGTGGGCCGGCGCCCCCGACGCCGCCCTGCGTGCGGAGGTGATCGCCGCTTCGGTGGTCGCGGCGCACAACAACGGGCTGCGGTCCTGGCTGCGTTCGGGTGGCCGGGGCGATGCCGGCGCCGAGGTCGACCGGGGGCTCGAACTCGTCCGCGCCGTGTGGGGACCGGCCGCCGAGCGGCCCCCCGTGCCGGCCGCCGAGGACGAGGTGATCGTGATGATCGCGCCGAAGGGCGCCCCGATGTGGCGCGTCGTGCAGCGCGTCGAAGCGGTTCTCGACGAGGAACGCGGCACCACTGAGAGGTAGTTCACTCGACGGTTCGCCATCCTTCGGCACTCAGTACCTTTACTTCGTGGAACTAAGTGCCATACGGTGCCGGTGTGCCGTCGCCGGAGGTGCGGCGCACCCAGCCGAGCGCGGGAGGCCGAGACGTGTTCATCACCGGAATCGACGTGGAGCCCACTGCTCGCGACGCAGTGGAGCCGTGCAGCACGGAGGGTCTGGTCTACCAGGTGTGCCGATGGTGCGGCACCGCATCCTTCCGCAAACTCCTGTGCCCCGTATGCGCGTCGAGCGACCTGGAGTCGGAGCAGAGCGACGGACACGGCGTCGTCGTGCGATCAAGCGTCGTGAACCGCTACTCCCGGGTCATGCGCAACGAGTCCCTGGTCCGTTTCCCCGAAGGCTTCGTGTACCGCTGCCGCATCGTGGGCGCGGCTCCCCATCTGGTGAGCGTCGGCGACCGGGTCCGGCCCGTCGGCGGGAAGACCTCCGAATCGGGCGAAGTGGTACTCGAACTGTGCGACCCGCCCGGAATGGCCGACTGGTGCGCGTGAGCCGGCGCAGTCACGTCTCCAGATAGCGCAGCACGGCGAGGATCCGCCGGTTGTAGCCGGTGGTGTGCGCCAGCCCCAGCTTGTCGAAGACCGCGTTCAGGTTCTTCTCGACCGCGCTCAGCGAGATGTGCAGCTTCTGCGCGATCGCCGCGTTGGTGTGGCCCTGTGCCAGTGCCTCCAGGACGGTGCGCTCGCGCGGGGTCAGCCGCGACAGCGGGTCGCCGTGCGCACTGCGGATGACCAACTGCCGTACGACCTCCGGGTCGAAGACGGCCCCGCCCGCATGGATCCGTTCCAGCGAGTCCAGGAACTCCTCCACCTGCGCCACCCGGTCCTTGAGGAGATAGCCGACCCGCTCGGCGTTCGAGGCGAGCAACTGGGCGGCGTAGGCACGCTCCACGTACTGGGACAGGACGAGCACGCCGACGCCGGGCCACCGGCTGCGGATCTCCACCGCGGCGCGCAGCCCCTCGTCCTTGTGCGCGGGCGGCATCCGGATGTCGGTGACGACGAGGTCCGGCTCGTGGGCCGCGACCTCCGACAGCAGCGCCCCGGCGTCCCCCACCGAGGCGAGCACCTCATGGCCCTCCTCGGCGAGCAGACGGACCAGCCCTTCCCTCAGCAGGGTCGAGTCCTTGGCGAGAATGGAGATCACGCCCTGTCCCGCGGCGAAGCCGGTCAGCGGCAGAATTACCTCGCTCGGCAGCGGCGGGAAGAGGTTCTCCAGCGCGATGGCGAGGCCGGCCCCCGGCCCGCCCATGGCGTCGACGAGGTCCGCGGCCCAGCCGGCGACGCCGCCGGCTGGTTCCTGCGGCAGGGCGAGTGTCACGGGATTCATACGGGTCTCCAGACGGGACGACGGCCGAGGTGGGCCACCACGACTCCCGGGCCACGCTAGGAACCGCTGACCTGCGGCGGTATGCGGAATGCCGCCGCACGCGGTGCGGTATTCCGTACGTCCGCACTGCGGTTTCCCGCAGGGTGCGCGCCGGGGCGTGCCCCGGCGCGGCCGGGCTTCCCGGCGGACCCGTTCGCCGGACGCGCCCCCACTGCGGTGGTGCGCGGCCGATGGGGCGTCCGTCTGCCCGGACCGGCCACCACCGCTCCGGTGCTACGGGCGAATTGCCGGGCGGTGCCGCCATGGTGATGTGGGGTCCGGTCAAGTCATCCGATGAACCCTGCGTCCGACCCTTCTCCCGGCGGGCTCGCGCCGCTACCATCGGGACGCGAATGGGAGCGCTCCCACATCCATAACCGCCCCGTACCGCCGCTGTCGGCGGTCTCGTTCGGAGAGGACGTTTCCGTGCGCTCAAGCGCTAGACCCCTTGCCGCCCTCCTGGCAGCACTCACTCTTACCGCCGGGCTCTTCGCCACCGGCGCCCCGGCGTCGGCGCGAGCCAACGATGTCGTACCGGCCGCCGAAGCATCCGATGTGTCCCTGGCCGCGGACACGTACGACTGGAAGAACGTCCGCATCGACGGCGGTGGTTTCGTCCCCGGAATCGTCTTCAACCGCTCGGAGAAGAACCTCGCCTACGCCCGCACCGACATCGGCGGCGCCTACCGCTGGGACCAGGCGGGCAAGCAGTGGACCCCGCTGCTCGACTGGGTGGACTGGGACCACTGGGGCTGGACCGGTGTGGTGAGTCTCGCCTCCGACTCGGCCGACCCGGACAACGTGTACGCCGCCGTGGGCACGTACACCAACAGCTGGGACCCGAACAACGGCGCTGTCCTGCGTTCCTCGGACCGCGGCGCCAGCTGGAAGGCGGCCGAGCTCCCCTTCAAGATCGGCGGGAACATGCCGGGCCGCGGCATGGGTGAGCGCCTCGCGGTCGACCCGAACAAGAACTCCGTGCTGTACCTGGGCGCTCCCAGCGGCAACGGCCTGTGGCGGTCCACCGATTCGGGGGTGACCTGGTCGGAGGTGACGGCCTTCCCGAACCCGGGCAACTACGCCCAGGACCCGACCGACACCAGCGGATACGGCAACGACAACCAGGGCATCGTCTGGGTGACCTTCGACGAGCGCACCGGCAGCGCGGGCAGTGCGACGAAGGACATCTACGTCGGCGTCGCCGACAAGGACAACACCGTCTACCGCTCCACCGACGGCGGCGTCACCTGGTCGCGGATCGCCGGTCAGCCGACCGGATACCTGGCCCATAAGGGGGTGCTCGACTCGGCGAACGGCTATCTGTATCTGACGCTGAGTGACACCGGCGGGCCGTACGACGGCGGCAAGGGACGGATCTGGCGGTACGCCACCGCGACCGGTGCGTGGACGGACGTGAGCCCGGTCGCCGAGGCGGACACGTACTACGGATTCAGCGGACTGTCCGTGGACCGGCAGCACCCCGGCACCCTGATGGCGACGGCGTACAGCTCCTGGTGGCCGGACACCCAGATCTTCCGCTCCACCGACAGCGGGGCGACCTGGACGCAGGCCTGGGACTACAGCAGTTACCCGAACCGCACCAACCGCTTCACGCAGGACGTCTCCTCCGTGCCGTGGCTGACCTGGGGCGCCAACCCGACGCCGCCGGAGACCTCGCCCAAGCTGGGCTGGATGACGGAGGCGCTGGAGATCGACCCGTTCGACTCCAACCGGATGATGTATGGCACCGGCGCCACGATCTACGGCACCGAGAACCTCGGGAACTGGGACTCCGGCAGCCAGTTCAAGATCACCCCGATGGTGAAGGGCCTGGAGGAGACGGCCGTCAACGACCTGGCGAGCCCGCCGTCCGGTGCCCCGCTGCTCAGCGCGCTCGGCGACATCGGGGGCTTCCGGCACACCGATCTCGACACCGTGCCGGGCATGATGTTCACCTCGCCCAACCTCACCTCGACGACCAGCCTCGACTTCGCGGAGGCGAGCCCCGGCACCGTCGTACGGGTCGGTAGCGCCGACGCCGCCCCGCACATCGGCTTCTCGACGGACAACGGGTCCAACTGGTTCCAGGGTTCCGAGCCCGCCGGGGTCACCGGCGGCGGCACGGTCGCCGCGGCGGCCGACGGCAGCGGATTCGTGTGGAGCCCGGAGGGCGCGGCCGTGCACCGCACGACCGGGTACGGGAACTCCTGGTCGGCGTCCACCGGCATACCGGCCGGGGCGACCGTCGAGTCCGACCGGAAGAACCCGAAGAAGTTCTACGGGTACAAGGCCGGCACCTTCTACGTCTCGACGGACGGCGGCGCCACGTTCACCGCGAAGGCGTCGACCGGCCTGCCCACCGAGGGCAACGTCCGCTTCAGGGCCGTGCCGGGCATCGAAGGCGATGTGTGGCTGGCGGGCGGCAGCGCGACCGGGGCCTACGGGCTGTGGCACTCCACCGACTCGGGCGCGACGTTCACGAAGCTGTCCGGGATCGAGCAGGCGGACTCGGTCGGCCTCGGCAAGGCGGCCGCGGGAGCCTCGTACCAGACGCTCTTCGTGACCGCGAAGATCGACGGCGTGCGTGGCGTCTTCCGTTCCACGGACGCGGGCACGACCTGGACCCGGATCAACGACGACGCCCACCAGTGGGGTTGGATCGGGGCCTCCATCACCGGTGACCCGCGGGTCTACGGACGGGTGTACGTCTCGACCAACGGCCGCGGGATCATGTACGGCGACTCCTCGGACGGTGACGGGGGCGGCACGGACCCGGGCACGGACCCGGGCACGGACCCGGGCACGGATCCCGGAACCGACCCGGGGAACCCGCCCGGGAACGCGGCCTGTTCGGTGACGTACAAGGTCACCAACCAGTGGTCCGGCGGCTTCCAGGCCGATGTGACACTCACCAACACCGGTACCACGGCCCTGGACGGCTGGCAGCTCGGCTGGACGTTCGCGGACGGACAGAAGGTCACCCAGATGTGGAACGCGACGCCCACGCAGGACGGTGCGAAGGTGAAGGCCGCCAGCATCTCCTGGAACGGCAAGGTGGCGCCGGGGGCTTCGGTGGGCTTCGGCTTCACGGGCACCCTGACGGGCGGTAACGCCGCGCCGTCCGCGTTCGCGCTGGGCGACAAGGCCTGTTCCACCGGCTGACCGACGGGGACGGGGACGGGGACGGGGGAGGGGCGGGCCGGGCGGGCGCCCGCCCGCCCCGTGTCCTGTCCCCGGTCCCGGAGGCGTGAACGGCGTCCTCACTGGCCCCGTACAGGTTCGTCGGCCATACTGCCCGCCGTGGAGCAGCGTATAGATCCGAACACTCAGCCCGCGTACGCCGCAGGGACAGACCCGGCGTACATCCCCGGTCTCACGACGCCTCGAACCGCCGCGCAGGCGGACGAGGACCCGGAGCAGACCGAGGAGCCCGCACCCGAGGCTGCCGCGCCCGACGATGCCGTCGTGGAGGCCGCATCCGAGGACGCGGCGGACGACGGCGAGCCCGCCGCCGAGAAGGCGGCGGACGACGAGGAGGACGAGAAGAAGGACGAGGACGGGGCCGCGGACGGCCCGTCGTTCGAGGTGAGCGACCGACGCGGTTCGATCTCCGCGGACCGCGTGGGTATCCGGTTCACGCTGGACGACCAGGAGGCCGACTTCCGCTGGGACGAGATCGGCGCCGTCGAGCTGAAGCCGGCCCGGTTCGGCCGCCGGTTCACGATCACGGTCCACATGTCGACCCGGCGCTGGTTCAACGCCGAGGTCGAGGCGGCCGCCAGGAGCAGCCTCAAGGAGTGGACAGAGGGCTTCGACGCGGTCCTGGACGCCTACTTCGAGGAGTCCTGACGCCGAGGCGCCGGGAGGCCCGTGACGGGGGCTCCGAGGCCGCGGGCCGGGACGGCCGTGTCGGGGAGCCCTGAGGCCGGGGGGCCCCGATGCCTACGCAGGTGTGTCCGGTGCGGGGGAGCCGTGGGCGGGCGCCCGGGAAGCGTCCCTGCCGAGCAGCGCGTCGAGCAGGTGCGGCCAGGCGGCCGCCCCGAGCGCGGCGTCGGCGGCGGGTGAACCTCCGTACCGGAAGCGGTCGGACGGGGCCGCGGGGCCCTCGCCGGGCAGCCGGGGGCGGTGTCCCGCGTCGGCGCGGGTGATCAGGCGTACGGGGAGACCGGCCGCCCTGCGACGGGCGGCCAGTTCCCGGGCGTACCGCAGCGAGGGCCACATCAGGTCGTCGCCGCCCGCGACCAGCACGAGATCGGTGCCGGGCCCGCCGGCCGGGACCGCCGCGGCCGGGACGCGGCCGGCGGCGGACCGCCGGCTCTGCTCGTACCAGCCGAGAACCGAGACGGGTGCGCCCGCAGGCTCGGCCGGCTTCCAGGTGTCGTCGTAGGGCACGTACGGCAGCGGCGTGCCCCGCCAGGTCCAGGACGACCGTTGGGGTCGCGTGCTGCCGTCGCGGCCGGGTCCCACATTCGCCCAGGTGAGTGCGGTGGGGGAGAGTGCCACGACGGCGTCGACGCCGTCGTGGAGAGCGGCCAGGTGCAGGGCGGCCTCCGCACCCTTGGAGGTGCCCAGGACACCGATGCGCCGGGCGCCCTCCGCGCGCAGCCACTCGACCGCGGAGCCGAAGGTCTCCAGCGGGACTTCACAGATGCCCGGCGGCTGCCCCGGGCCGCCGAACCACTGGACCGACAGCGCCGCCATGCCCTCCCGGGCCAGCAGCCGGCACCGCTCGTCCTCGATCCGTCCGCTGGACCCGGCGAGGACGAGCACACCTGTGGTGCTGCCGTCCACGGGGGTGGCGAGGAAGCCCGTCCAGGCGTCCGCGCCGGTGACCGGTCCGGCCCGCACCGTGCGTTCTGCGATCTCCATGTCCCGATCGGTATCAGGCTCAGGCGTCGGCCAGGACCACCGAGCGGGTCAGGTGGCGGGGGCTGTCCGGGTCCAGACCGCGGGCGGCGGCGCGGGCGATTGCCAGGCGCTGGACGCGGACCAGTTCGGCCAGCGGGTCCAGGCCGCTCTCGACCCAGCGGGCGCCGGTGGCGAGGACCTGCTCGCGCAGCCCCTCGGGGGCGGCGCCGAACGTCCAGGTCGCGGTGCCGGTGGTGGCGATGCTGATGGGACCGTGGCGGTACTCCATCGAGGCGTACGCCTCCGTCCAGGACAGGGATGCCTCCTTCATCTTCAGCGCGGCCTCGTTGGCGAGACCGGCAGTCCAGCCGCGGCCGAGGAAGGTGAACTGGGTGCAGTCCAGCAGCCCTTCGGGCAGCGGCTCGGCCAGTGCGGTCTCCGCGTCGCGGACCACTGCGTCGGTGTGCAGACCGAGATGGGCGCGGAGCAGCGTCAGGAGGGTGGTGGCGAACCGGGTCTGCACGACGGACTGCTCGTCCGCGAAGTCGAGGACCACGACGGCGTCGGCGGCGGTCATCACCGGCGTGTCCGGGTCGGCGGTGATGGCGACCGTGGGGGTGGTCCCGCGCAGCCGGTCGAGGAGTTCGAGCACCTCCGTGGTCGTGCCGGAGCGGGTGAGGGCGACGACGCGGTCGTAGCGGCGGCGGGAGGGGAACTCCGAGGCGGCGAAGGCGTCGGACTCGCCCTGCCCGGACTCCTCACGGAGCGAGGCGTATGCCTGAGCCATGTAGAACGAGGTGCCGCAGCCGACCACGGCGATGCGCTCGCCGGGGGCGGGCAGTGCGGCGGCGTGGCTCGGAGCGAGGTCTGCGGCGCGGCGCCAGCAGTCCGGCTGACTGGCTGTCTCGGTCTCGACAAATGACACTTTTGCACTCCGTACTGGTGATTGGATGCTCGTTAACGCACGCTACCTGCGATGTGCGAGCATTATCAAGCATTCGCCTTGCAGGTGGCTTGACTCGCCGGAGCCTTGTGCGACGCTTGCGCGTGTCCGGTGATCGTGCCCAAGGGGATGGGTGCTCGCAGACCGGACCTGTAAGGAGAGTTCTCTTGTCCAGGGATGCCCGGTGGAACGCGCTGCTGGAACTGGTCGGTAAACACGGCCGGGTGGACGTCGAGGACGCCGCCAGGACGCTGGACGTCTCGGCCGCGACCATCCGCCGGGACCTGGACCAGCTGGCGGAGCAGCAGCTGCTCACCCGTACCAGGGGTGGCGCGGTCGCGCACGGCGTCAGCTACGAGCTGGCGCTGCGCTACAAGACGGGACGCAACGCCCCGGAGAAGCAGGCCATCGGCCGGGCCGTCGCCGAACTGGTCGCGGTCGGCGAGGTGGTGGGGCTGACCGGCGGCACCACCATCACGGAGGTGGCCCGGTCCCTCGCCGTGCGTTCCGACCTCGTGGGCGAAGGTGCGGGCGGCGCGTCCGGTCAGCCGACCCTGACGGTGGTCACCAACGCCCTCAACATCGCCAACGAGCTGGTGATCCGGCCGCAGATCAAGATCGTGGTGACCGGCGGTGTGGCCAGGCCCCAGTCGTACGAGCTGACGGGACCGCTGGCCAGCGGGGTGCTGGGCGAGATCACCCTGGACGTCGCGGTGCTGGGTGTCAACGCGATCGACACCGAACGCGGTGCGTACGTCCATCACGAGGGCGAGGCCAGCATCAACCGGCTGCTCGCCCAGCAGGCCCAGCGGGTGGTGGTGGCGGCCGACTCGTCGAAGATCGGCAAGCGGGCGTTCGCCCGGGTCTGCGACCTCGGACTGGTCGACTTCCTGGTCACGGACAAGGGCATCACGCCCGAGGCCGCCGCGCGCTTCACGGAGGCGGGTGTCACGGTCGTCGCCGTCTGACCCGGACCGGAACCGGCCCTGACGGGCGTACGCATGACGGCGGGCCGCCACACGAGATGTGGCGGCCCGCCGTCATGCGTACGCCCTGTGGTGCTCCGGAGTGCGGGAACGTGCATGTGTCTGGGCATCAATGATCACAATCAAGCACCGTGGATCAGCTTCTGATGGTTCCACAGGCGACGCCGTGCCTCGTCGCGGCGATTGTGTGTCTCTTGTGTGTGCATTTTGGGAGCCCGTCCCGGCTGCATGCGTGCACGCAGCGACTTTTGAATGCCAATAGATGTTCGTTACCTCTGTGAAATGAACAACTCTTGCCATGCGGGTGTGCGGTCGTGAACTATGTGGCTGTCGCCGCGAAGGAGTCGTGGCCGCCCCGTTCGCCGGGTGTGCGTCGCCTCCACGTATGCGGGACGTTCTCTTGCTCCGTCAGCCCTGGAGGTGCCTGTGACGATGGCAGATGTGCCGGTCACAGCCGTGCGGCCGCCCGTGCCGCAGCCCCGCGACCCCGACGACGCGGACCGCCCCGCCGGGAAGAAGCGCAGGAAGAACCGAATACGGCAGCCGCTCCGGTCCCGACTGAAACGGGACAGGACGCTCCTGCTCCTCTGTCTGCCGGGCGTGCTGTACTTCGCGCTCTTCTTCTACCTGCCGCTCGCGGGCAACGTCATCGCCTTCCAGGACTACCAGCCGTTCCTGGGCTTCAAGCAGAGTCCGTTCGTGGGCCTCGCGAACTTCACCGCACTGCTCGCCGAACCCGAGTTCTGGAGCGCGGTCTCCAACACGCTGCAGATCACGGCGATTCAGCTGCTCCTGTACTTCCCCGCGCCGATCGCCCTGGCCCTGCTGCTCAACTCGCTCATCAGCGAGAAGATCAAGCGGTTCATCCAGACCGTCGTGTACCTTCCGCACTTCCTGTCCTGGGTCGTCGTCGTCGCCATGTTCAAGCAGGTGCTCGGCGGCGCGGGTTCGGTCACCACGCTGCTCATGGAGCACGGCGTCAGCATCGGCAACGTGATGACGGACCCCGGCACGTTCAAGCTGCTGATCACCGCCCAGGCCATCTGGAAGGACTGCGGCTGGGGAACGATCATCTTTCTGGCGGCCATCGCCTCGATCGACATGGGCCAGTACGAGTCCGCAGCGATGGACGGCGCCGGCTGGCTCCGCAGGATCTGGCACGTCACCCTGCCGGGCATCCGGCCGGTGATCCTGATGCTGCTGATCCTGCGGCTCGGCGACATCCTCTCCGTCGGCTTCGAGCAGATCATCCTGCAGCGCGACGCCGTCGGCCCGGACGCCTCCGAAGTCATGGACACCTACGTCTACTTCCACGGCGTCGTGGACGGCGACTGGGGCATGAGCACCGCCGCCGGGCTGATGAAGGGCGTCATCGGGTTCGCGCTCATCCTCGCGGCCAACAAGCTGGCCCACCGCTTCGGCGAGCAGGGAGTGTACCGATGAGTCAGCAGTCCGCAGCGAGTCGGCCGCGCACCGCGCGGTCCGGCCCCCGGAGCGGTGCGCGCGGCCGCTCCTCCCACGGCAGGCCGCCGTGGATGGAGCGTCCCCACTGGTACGGGCAGGGCGCGAAGGCGGCGGCCCTGGCCGTCCTCACCGTGATCGTGCTCTACCCGTTCGTCCTCGCCATCGGCACCAGCCTGGCCGGCCGCGAGGAGCTCAACGCCAACGGCGGTTACGTACTGCTGCCGCACCACCCGACGCTGGAGGCGTACCGGGTCATCCTCTCCGGGGGAGTCGTCACCCAGGCGGCCCTGGTCTCCATCTGCATCACGCTGATCGGTACGGCGCTCAGCCTCGCCTGCACGGTGATGATCGCGTACGGGACCTCGCGCCCCGGCACGGTCCTCGGCAAGCCGATCCTGCTGCTGGTGCTGGGCACCTTCCTCTTCGCACCCGGCATCATCCCGACGTATCTGGCCGTCCAGCAGTTCAAGATGCTGGACACCTACGCCGCGCTGATCCTCCCCGTCCTGCTCAACGCGTTCAACATCGTGGTCGTCCGCTCCTTCTTCCAGAGCATTCCCGAGGAGCTGTACGACGCGGCGCGGATCGACGGCGCCGGTGAGGTCACCGTCCTCTTCCGGATCGTCCTCCCGCTGTCCAAGGCGGTCCTCGCCGTGGTCGGCCTGTTCTACGCGGTCGGGTACTGGAACAGCTTCTTCAACGCGGTGCTGTATCTCAGCGACTCCGGCAAGTTCCCCATCCAGGTGATCCTGCGCAGTTACGTGCTCAACGGGCAGAGCATCAACGCGTCGGCCATGGGTGTACACGCGGTGCCGCCCGCGACCTCACTGCAGATGGCCGTGCTGATCATCGCCATCGTGCCCATCTTCTGTGTCTACCCCTTCCTGCAGAAGTTCTTCGTCAAGGGCGTTCTCACCGGGGCGATCAAGGGCTGATCCGTCCGCCCACCCCCATCGCCCCCGCAGGCCCCTCACTTCTAGGAGCACCATGTCGACCAACTTGTCCCGGCGCGGATTCATGGGCGCCGCAGGGATCGCCGGCCTGACCGTGGCCGGTCTGTCCGCGCTGAGCGCCTGCGGCAGCGGCGCGACGGTCAGCAAGGGCGGCGCCAAGGCGTCGGCCGAGCTCAAGCTGCCGACGTACGTGGCCGCGCAGACCGCCCCGGCGGATCTGGCGGGCAACGCCGCCGGTCTGGACGCCACCTATCTGCGCTATCCCAAGGCGCTCACCACGTCGGTGGCGAAGGCACCCGGTGACGGCAGCCGGATCACGGCCCTCACCGAGACCTTCACGACCCCCGCCCCGCCGC harbors:
- a CDS encoding DeoR/GlpR family DNA-binding transcription regulator codes for the protein MSRDARWNALLELVGKHGRVDVEDAARTLDVSAATIRRDLDQLAEQQLLTRTRGGAVAHGVSYELALRYKTGRNAPEKQAIGRAVAELVAVGEVVGLTGGTTITEVARSLAVRSDLVGEGAGGASGQPTLTVVTNALNIANELVIRPQIKIVVTGGVARPQSYELTGPLASGVLGEITLDVAVLGVNAIDTERGAYVHHEGEASINRLLAQQAQRVVVAADSSKIGKRAFARVCDLGLVDFLVTDKGITPEAAARFTEAGVTVVAV
- a CDS encoding SIS domain-containing protein → MSFVETETASQPDCWRRAADLAPSHAAALPAPGERIAVVGCGTSFYMAQAYASLREESGQGESDAFAASEFPSRRRYDRVVALTRSGTTTEVLELLDRLRGTTPTVAITADPDTPVMTAADAVVVLDFADEQSVVQTRFATTLLTLLRAHLGLHTDAVVRDAETALAEPLPEGLLDCTQFTFLGRGWTAGLANEAALKMKEASLSWTEAYASMEYRHGPISIATTGTATWTFGAAPEGLREQVLATGARWVESGLDPLAELVRVQRLAIARAAARGLDPDSPRHLTRSVVLADA
- a CDS encoding ABC transporter permease translates to MADVPVTAVRPPVPQPRDPDDADRPAGKKRRKNRIRQPLRSRLKRDRTLLLLCLPGVLYFALFFYLPLAGNVIAFQDYQPFLGFKQSPFVGLANFTALLAEPEFWSAVSNTLQITAIQLLLYFPAPIALALLLNSLISEKIKRFIQTVVYLPHFLSWVVVVAMFKQVLGGAGSVTTLLMEHGVSIGNVMTDPGTFKLLITAQAIWKDCGWGTIIFLAAIASIDMGQYESAAMDGAGWLRRIWHVTLPGIRPVILMLLILRLGDILSVGFEQIILQRDAVGPDASEVMDTYVYFHGVVDGDWGMSTAAGLMKGVIGFALILAANKLAHRFGEQGVYR
- a CDS encoding carbohydrate ABC transporter permease, coding for MSQQSAASRPRTARSGPRSGARGRSSHGRPPWMERPHWYGQGAKAAALAVLTVIVLYPFVLAIGTSLAGREELNANGGYVLLPHHPTLEAYRVILSGGVVTQAALVSICITLIGTALSLACTVMIAYGTSRPGTVLGKPILLLVLGTFLFAPGIIPTYLAVQQFKMLDTYAALILPVLLNAFNIVVVRSFFQSIPEELYDAARIDGAGEVTVLFRIVLPLSKAVLAVVGLFYAVGYWNSFFNAVLYLSDSGKFPIQVILRSYVLNGQSINASAMGVHAVPPATSLQMAVLIIAIVPIFCVYPFLQKFFVKGVLTGAIKG
- a CDS encoding acyl-CoA thioester hydrolase/BAAT C-terminal domain-containing protein; its protein translation is MEIAERTVRAGPVTGADAWTGFLATPVDGSTTGVLVLAGSSGRIEDERCRLLAREGMAALSVQWFGGPGQPPGICEVPLETFGSAVEWLRAEGARRIGVLGTSKGAEAALHLAALHDGVDAVVALSPTALTWANVGPGRDGSTRPQRSSWTWRGTPLPYVPYDDTWKPAEPAGAPVSVLGWYEQSRRSAAGRVPAAAVPAGGPGTDLVLVAGGDDLMWPSLRYARELAARRRAAGLPVRLITRADAGHRPRLPGEGPAAPSDRFRYGGSPAADAALGAAAWPHLLDALLGRDASRAPAHGSPAPDTPA